The DNA segment CGAATCCGTCATCGTTGCCTGGGACCAGAAGAAGAACCACGACCGCATCTGGTTCAACATGGTCGCATTTGATGAAGACGAACTTACCGCTGTACGCAAGTACGCATTCAACACCAACGAAACACCACAGGGCATCTACGATCTATTCCCCACTCAGAACATTCGCTTCGATGCGAGCATGGTTCTCTCTGAAGACGTACTGGGCGAACCGTACAACACCGAAGATGCCAGACGCATTGCCTTTATAGAAGCTCTGGACGATAATTTCGACAGCGATATCGCAGCAGTACGTCAGGACAGCGAAACGCTCGAAGCGGGCTATATGCTCATAAAGCAGGTGCTAAATACGATCCTGCACAAGCTCGACAACTCGCCCGCACTCGCCCAGCGGCTCTCTGATCCTGCAGGCATGGAGTTCGACCACATGAACTTCGATGAGGGCAAAGTCAGAATGACCACCGAAGGCGACATCATGAAATTCAAAGTTAAGATCGGCTCCTACGTAAAAGACTTCGAAGAACACCCAGACGTAAAAAGCATGTAGCAAAGCACAGCGACCATCGAATACCAAAGGGCGGCCATCAAAAGATGCCGCCCTTTTTCTTATCATGCGGAACGGAAGTGTTCCGCATATTCCTTTGGCTGGTAATCTTTCAAAGATATTCAAGTAAAAAAGGCCTTTCTAAGCTTCCTTGCGCGAAAGGCCCTCGATTTACATAAGAAGCATCCAGACGGTACATCGATCCGGCATATTTCGGCACCTGTCCGTTTTCCATTCGTCCCGGCTGACCGGCCAAATCGACAAGCAGCTTCCCTTCTGCAACCGCCTGAATACGACCATCCCTGGCCTGCTTCTAAATAACTTTTCCATTCTCCGCCATCATGTCCCGACGGCCAAACCACCATCTATCCGGCCATCGCCTCCAGTCGATCCCGGGCGCCTATCATCGCTTCGAGATCCGCCAGTACGATCTGCCTTATCAAGCCCTTGCGAATGCGGCTGAGCCCGAGTCCGAAGACTTTCTCTTCTACAGACCCCGCAACTGCGCGGGCAAGCCGCACATTCAGGCCATCCTGGCCAACGAGGTCCGCAACGATCCGTGACTTGTCCCAGGAACTTATCCCTGTTCCGGGTATGGCGCCCCCACAGCTTCCGTTCTCGCCGATAACTTCTATTCTGCGCCTTCTGAGCTGCCGATCCGTTCTGTGTTCGGCCAGCAACTCGGCGGCCTTTCGGTTGCCGGTGCCCACCAGCACCGAAATCACCATCGAATGGATCTGACCGCTTGTCAGCGGATTCCGCCCGCAGTTGTAAACATGAAACGTCACCGCTTCTGCCAACTGCTCAGCGGCGAAAATATCTGCCTGGCCTGCACCTGTGATCGCCCGGTTCAAACTTCCGAGCACCTTCGTGTGCAGATAATCCTCCAGACTTCCGTCCGCCTTGACGACCATAACGTGCATTGGTCAACGCTCCTGAATAACTGTTTTTATTTCCGCAAAAACAGTTCCAGACAAAGCCTTGAAACCACAGCAAAACTGACGAGCAATCGCAAAACACTTTCTGAAAAGCTCCTGTGATCACCAAGAAGAACTACTAAACAAAGTCCATCATATCACCCCGGTTGAATTGGCCCTCCCGGCCTATCTCCCGCGCTCGTCTCAATAGAACATCTTTAAAAATTGTCCTAAAGCTTTATGCTAAAACAATTTCGGCTGCTTGGAATTCGGCTCATCCGACTTTTCCTCGTCTTCTGTCGCAGCCTTCTCGCCTTCTTCCATCATCTGGCGAAACTCTTCAAACAGCTCACCAGCGTCCTTAAAGTCCATATAAACGCTTGCAAACCGGATGTAAGCCACTTTATCGATCTGGCGCAGATGACGCATTGCGCTTTCGCCGATAAAAATAGAAGAGACCTCCTTGTCAAACCGCCTGAATATTTCCTCTTCGACCTTGTCCGCCAGATCCTGAATGGCATCCGCCGAGACGGGCCGCTTGTAACATGCTTTCAGCAAACCACTTATGAGCTTTTCGCGATCATACGGCACCCGCGATCTATCTCGCTTGACCACCGTAAGCTTAAATCCCTCGGCGATCTTCTCATAAGTCGTGAACCGTCGATTGCACGCAAGACATTCCCTTCTCCTGCGTATAATACGGCCGCCTTCGCTGCTGCGCGAATCTATGACCTTGTCCTCGTTTTCCTTACAGAAAGGGCATCGCACGGCCTGGCCCACCCAAAAAATCGCATTTTCTCACAATCGATTGCGTACCTCTGCACGATATCTGGTACGAGCTCAATGTTAAAGCCCATATATTGTACGTCAAGGGAAATCCCCCATCTTTTTCCGCGTAAAAAGCCCGACAACCTGTGAATTGTTGTTTTTAGTCTCCGCAACTCATTGCACTGCAACAGGTAACAGCGAAACTAACAAAAAACTAACAGGCCCGATAAAATTTGATCTGGCGCAATAAAAAGGCCCTCGCGCTATGCGAGAGCCTCTCTATTTATAACTGGAAGGCCCAAAGCCCGGTTTCAAAGTGGAACCCGGCCCGGCACCGATCAAAATCGGAGCCAGCGTTCGCCCGGTTTCCGAACCGCAGCCTTCCCCCCAGAACTTCCACGGACTCTCCTCAGGTAAAGAGTCCGAAAGTCACTTAATTGCAATAAAAACCGCCGCTGCCGACCCGAAGGTCGACTCGCGGCTGTTATCCCCCCAAATAGCTTCTCGGCCGGTCTTTAGTGTTTTTTTCAGGCCGCTGCGGAGAATTCTCTCCGATCCGATCGCCCGCAAGGTTTAATAAAGCCGCCTTACGACGACTTATGACCGTCCACTAAAAACATAATAAATGATTGCTGTTGCTCCAAATCCTGCCGGCCGAAAAATGCTACGATAACTCAAACTCATTACTGTCAATGAACTTCCCAGTGCCGATCCTCATCACAACGGCATTCCATCAGGATACAGCACCCGAACAATCACGTTGACAATTTTGTCCATCACCATTTTTACCAGCTTCATCACGACCTCCTAAGCCAAAAAAAGCTACTCACTCTACGACTCTCGCGGAATCCTGTATCAACTGAAAATGTTTTTCTCCGATTCTGAACCCGGCGGTCCTCTGCCAGCCATAAAGACTCGCTTGCATAACATCAAAGTGATCAGACTATCCATATATCCCCTTTCGCTCGAATTCTGAATTTCTTTTACCGATCAGAATTCTCGGTGGTCTGGATGTCCATCTCATTATCACACCCCATTAACTTAACTCATCCTTCAACTAACAATTTACCAGAAAGCCCGCTTGACAATCAAGAAATTGTTAAGTAAATGTTAACGAGCAATGGTTCTGCGATAAGCTGCTACCCTCAATCCCGTATGCCAGCAGCAAGACCCCTGTTTTTATCGGCTCTGCCTGCCCTGGATAATTTGTCTGAACGCTCAGATTTTTTCGCAAAGCGCGCAGAAAAGGTGCCCGCTGAAACGCACATTCGCCCCAGCAGGCACCTGGCTTAGCTGTAACATGTCCAATCGGGTGTGCCTAAAGATTATTCAGTACATACCGCTGATAATCCGCCTCACCCCGCTTGACATCGCTGTAACGCATACCCCTGATCCTGTCCTCCAGGATCGCCTGCCGATTCGCAGGTGCCGGGTGCGTTGACAAAAACTCGAATCCGCCCCCGCCCAGCTGTTCCAGCATAATCATCGTCTCCAGCAGTCCCTGCGGATCATAACCTGCCCGCAGCATGTAATCCATGCCGTACGTATCTGCCTCGATCTCGTCCTCTCTGCTGTATCTCAACTGCAGCAGTTGTCCGCCCAGATCCGCAGCGGTCAGCGCTCCTGCCGGCGCATCGGTTGCGCTGCCGATACCCTGCAGCAGCAGGTCGAAACCTATCTGCCTGCTTATCGCCTGCGAGCTGTGCCTTATCGTCACATGTGCAACCTCGTGCGCAAGGATCCCCGCAAGCTGAGCCTCGTCGTCAATATTCCGTAACATACCCTCCGTAATGAAGATATGGCCGCCGGGCAGGGCCGAAGCATTCACCGACTTATCCCGGACGGCAGTAAACTCGAAATCTTCGCCAGCCAGATGCGTTTGCCGCACAATACTGCTGCCCACGCTGTCTATGTAGTTCTGCAATTGCGTGTTCTGTATGGCCCCGCCAAGCTGCTTTTCCACCTCCGGCGCATATTCCTCACCAATACGTTTCTCCTCTTCCGAGGACACGAACATGAGTTCTCGCTCACCCGTAACAGGATTGGTGGAACATCCAGTGATTATGCCCGAAAACGCAACCATTAGCATTGAAAATAGCATCTTTCGCATCTGATCTTACCTCCCGGCCGCAAAACTCGGCGCTGTCTGAAAATTTTAACTTGAAAGTTCACCTCATATTAATTATAAGCTCGACTTTAGGCCTGAGGACATATAAAAATGACACAGGATAAGTTTTGCTCCAATTGCCCTAACAAACACGATTGCAAAAGCATCTATGAAGCAATGGGCAATACCAAAGGAGAGTCCGTCGTGCTCAAGGTCATTGTCGCCTTCCTGCTCCCCATAATAATATTTATCGCAGCATTGATGTTATCGCAGGAACTGCTGGCTGACAAGCTTGACGGACAAAAAACGGAGGCGGTTGTTCCCGCACTCATCGCATTGGGAGCAACCCTTACATGGATAACGGTTATTTACGTGATTAATACGATCCTGGCCAGAAGGTCAGGCCGGAGTTCATCGCAAGGAGATTAAAAATTTCTAGCTCGACCAAAAAATCATTCCCGGGCGGAGTACACCCTGCGGACCAGAAAGAACTGACCGCCGATAGCGCGATCCAGCAGATCGCACCTCCAAAACAGGTTGCAATTCTGTTAAGCCAGCACATCGGCGCACCAAACCATCCGACAGTCAAAAAACGTGACACCGTCGAGATCGGCCAGGTGATTGGCACAACCGACGCTTTTGTTTCCTCGCCCGTCCACTCGCCCGTTAACGGAACGGTAAAAGATATCGCTTTGCGCTCGCATCCGGTTCTTGGACGTACCGAGGCGATCGTCATCGACACCGACGAAGAAAACCCGGGCATTAAAACTCCTGTTGCGGATAGATTCGATGCTTCCTTCGACGAAAACAAATTCACCGCACAGCAGATCGGTGACGCGATCAAAAACGCAGGCATCGTGGGCATGGGCGGTGCAGGTTTCCCGACACGCGTAAAGGTCGAGCCTGACACAGAACCCAAAAAGCACACGATGCTAATAAACGCCTGTGAGTGCGAACCATATATAACATGTGACTACCGCGTGATGCTCGAATGGACATACCAGTTCATCGCGGGCATAAAGCTCGCCAAAAAGATCTCAGGGTGCAAACGTGTCTGCATCGGCGTGGAAGACAACAAGACCGAGGCTCTGCAGGTACTCAAAGAAGCCATCGAAAAGGCCTCGCCTGATTTCGAGCTGATCCCTTTGCAGACAAAATACCCGCAGGGCGGCGAAAAACAGTTGATCAAAGCGGTCCTCGATCAGGACGTACCGCTTGGCGGTATCCCGCCGCAGATCGGACTGCTGGTCATGAACGTTGCGACATGTGCAGCGATCGCCGAAGCTGTCGTACTCGATCAGCCGTTGACACATCGCGCACTGACTGTCACGGGCCACGGCATCAACTCGCCTGGCAACTTCTATGTGCCCATCGGCACACCCATCCAGGAGATCATCGACCTGTGCGGCGGCCTGAAGGACTCGGCTGTGAAAGTCATTTTGGGCGGGCCGATGATGGGCTTTGCTGTCGGCGACCTTTCGACCCCGGTCACAAAGACCTGCGGCTCGATACTCGTCCTCTCGAAAGACGAAATCTCGAAAGCGAAGTTCGAACGCAAACAAACGCCCTGCATACGCTGCGGTCGATGCCTTGAGGTCTGCCCAGCGAACATAAACCCGACAAAGATCGCTCATTCAGTCAAGCACAACATGCTCGACCTGGCTGAGCAGTATCACATGGCCGCGTGCATCGAGTGCGGTTGCTGCAGCTACATCTGCCCAGCCAACATCGAAATAACGGGTCACATAAAAACTGGCAAGGTCCTCAAGGCCCGACAGCAAAAAAAAATGCCTAAGTAACTGCCAAATCCGGCAAATCAACTGGTAACCCGAAATTAGGACACTGGTTCAAATGCACGAAAATCTGACAGTATCACCAGCTCCGCATATCAGCAAGGCGCACTCGACGCAGTCGGTCATGCTCGACGTCCTCATAGGTCTGGCGCCTGCGGTAATCGCAGCAATAATCTACTTCCGCATCGAGGCTGCGGCGGTCATTATCACCTGCACCATCGCCTGCATCGCTGCCGAGTGGATCTCGAACAAAATGCTCCGTCGTCCGTCTTCCATCGGCGACCTATCGGCAGTGGTAACCGCCGTGATCCTGGCACTTTCGCTGCCGCCGACTATCCCGCTTTGGGGCGCGGCTGTTGGAAGTGCGTTCGGTATCTTTATCGCCAAAATGGTATTCGGCGGACTCGGCGCAAACGTTTTCAACCCCGCAATGGCTGCTCGTGCGTTCATGGCTGCATCGCTCGGCGGACTGATGACCACATGGACCGTTCCTGCAACTGTCGATGCACAGTTGGCGACCAACGAACCTGCGGCTATGGCGAAGATCTCGGCCGCAAACGAAGTCGCTGAAGACGGCACGACAGAAGCCATCACTCAGGCAACACCGCTGGCCTGGTCAAAGAACGCACAAAAGGGTGAAGTCGACGCATCCATTGTTAACAAACTGATCGAAGCGACCTTCACCGGAACTACGGGCGGCTGTCTGGGCGAAACATCGTCACTTGCCCTCATTCTCGGAGGCATATACCTGCTTATAAAACGCACCATCAGCTTTCACATACCCGCTGCCGTTCTGCTTTCGGCATTCGCCGCCGCCGCCATTGGCTGGTTCGCGGCTCCAGAACAGTATGCAAACCCGGTCTTCCACATAACTTCAGGCGGCATGCTAATCTGTGCTTTCTTCATCGCCACCGATCCTGTCACCGCGCCGCTGACAAAGCTGGGCATGTGGATCTTCGGCATAGGCGTGGGCGTCGTCATCATGCTCATCCGACTCGTCGGCGAATACCCCGAAGGCGTGATGTATGCCGTTCTGCTGATGAACGCGTTTACGCCGCTGATCGACCGTTTCTGTAAACTCACTCCAGCAGGAGGAAAAGCAAATGCGTAACATAAAATTCTTCTTCCGACAGAGCTGGCTTGTTATCGTCGCATCCTTTGCGTTCGGCGGACTCCTGGCGCTTACAAACGCCGCACTGCAACCGCGCATCCAGGCCAATCTCATTGCGAAATTCAACCGAACGGCCGGCAACCTCCTGCCTGATGCGAAAAACTTCGAAGTTCCCCAAGCTTTCGAGGACCTCGAAAAGATCAAAACCGACTCAGGCGACGAACTCAGCATACAGATTAAAAAAGCAATCGATGCCGAGGGTAATCTCGTAGGCTGGGCGTTCACCGCGAAGGGCCCTGGCTTTGCAGATATGATCGAGCTGGTCATCGCAACAGGTCCGAAGCTGGAATCGATCAAGGGTTTCGGCGTTCTAAAGAGTAACGAAACACCCGGTTTCGGCGATCAGATCAACAACGACTTCTACCAGGACCAGTTCCACGGTGCACCGACGGCCAGCCTTGAACTGAGCAAGATCGGCGACGCGTCGAAGATCGACAACACTATTGTCGCGATCACTGGTGCAACCGTGACCAGCGATGCGGTCGTGAACATATTCAACACGTACCTCCCGGAAGTGAAAGAGCTGCTCGCAGAGAATCAGCAGATATAAACGACGCTAAAGAAAACCATAAAACCCTAAAGGTTCGAAAATGGCAAACGATACGAACACCAAAATGAAAGTCTTCTCCGCCGGGTTCTGGCGCGAGAATCCCGTACTCATCCTCCTGCTCGGCATGTGTCCGACACTGGCGGTAACGACCGGCGTTAACGCATCGCTGACGATGGGCCTGACCGTGATCTTCGTTCTCACCTGTGCGAACATCGTGGTCTCTCTCATGCGAAACCTGCTCAAGCCGCACATCCGCATTTTGATGTTTACGCTGACGATATCCACCTTCGTGACGATCGCGGACCTGGTGCTCAAGGCGTATTTGCCGGACATGTCCGACAAGCTCGGTCCTTACATCCCGCTGATCATCGTTAACTGCCTGATCATCTGCCGGGCCGAGGCTTGTGCAAGCAAATCGCCCATCGGCACCTCGATCATCGACGCACTCGGTATGGGTCTGGGCTTCACGGCAACTCTTGTCGCACTCGGCGCGATCCGCGAACTGTTCGGCACAGGCAAGCTCATGGGCTTCGAGATACTTCACACCACCGCCAACGGCGGCTGGTACACACCATGGGCAGGCATGATCATGCCGGTCGGTGCCTTCGTCACGCTGGGCCTGATGCTTGCGGGCGTGAACCTCGTGAACCGAAAACTTGAATCGAAAAAATAAGCGAATCGCAAACGTACATATAAAAGGATAGCCATGGATACCCTGCAAACCTTAATACTCGGCTTTCTCGGCGTCGTAATCGTAAACAACCTGGTACTCACGAAGTTCCTCGGCATCTGCCCGTTCCTGGGCGTGTCCGGGCGAATCGACATGGCCTTCGGCATGGGCCTGGCAGTGACGTTCGTGGTCACTCTTGCCGGCACGCTGACCTGGATCATCGACCACGGCTTGCTCATGCGGTACGAAAGCCTCGTCGTACTTCGCTACGTCGCGTTCATCCTTGTCATCGCATCCGCCGTGCAGCTCGTTGAAATGTATGTCCGTAAATTCTTCCCGCCGCTGTACCAGAGCTTTGGCATATTCCTGCCGCTGATTACCACGAACTGTGCGATCCTCGGGCTGTGCCTGTTCCTCAACCTCTGGGCGGTAGAAAGCCTTCTCGAAGCAGTCGTACTCAGCTTTGGTGCGGGCATTGGCTTTACACTCGCTATCTGCATCATGGCAGGTATCCGTGAAAATCTGCTCCTTGCCGACGTGCCCGAATGTATGAAAGGCGCACCGATAACACTCGTGACCGCTGGTCTACTAACCCTGGCATTCATGGGCTTCGCTGGCATGATATAAACCGAAACACAAACAACTGTTTACCGACCGCCCGAGCCGGCGGCAAAGCAAACTGAAAATATACCGGGAACAAAAATGACGATCACAACTGTTATTTTCGCTGGATTGATAATGCTCGCCCTGGGCAGCGTTTTCGCCCTCGTACTCCTAATCGCGAGCATAAAACTCAAAGTCGAAGTAGATCCGAAGATCGAACAGGTGCACGCCGCTCTGCCCGGCATTGACTGCGGTGCCTGCGGCTACGCCGGCTGTGCCTCATACGCAGAAGCGGTAGTAAACGACCCGGACGAACTCGGCAAGTGCTCGCCGGGCGGCCCGGACTGCAAGTCCAAGATCGCCGCTATTCTCAACCTGCAGGTCTCAGGCGGCGGCGCACCCCAGCGGCCAATCGTTCACTGCCGTGCACATTACGGTGACAAAACTTATTACGCAAAATACCAGGGCGTAGACTCCTGCACCTCGGCCAACGCCGTCCCCAACGTCCAGGCCTGCCGCTTCGGCTGCCTCTCGTTCGGCGACTGCACACGCGCATGCAAGTTCGATGCGCTGCACATCATCGACGGCCTGGCAACTGTCGACTACGAAAAATGCACCGGCTGCGCAGCCTGCGTAAAAGCCTGCCCCCGCGACCTCATCGAGATGGTTCCCTTCTCACAGGAAAATATGCTCACCGTCGCCTGCTCCTCACAGGAGTCCGGCAAGGATACTCGCGGTATGTGCAAAGTCGGCTGCATCGCCTGCCGCATGTGCACCAAGCAGTCCGATCTGTTTGAAATGACGGGCAATCTTGCACGCATGAAATACGAAGATTACGAACCATCCGAAAAGACCGACACTGCCGAGAAAAAGTGCCCAACCAACGTCATAGTCTACCGCGGCAAAACCGCACCGGCCCCAAGAGCCGCAGGCGAAAAGGCCCAAAAACCCAAACCCAAAACCGAAGCATAATCGGTCCTACCGTTTTGCCAAGCTGTCGCGGTGGAAAAGCCCTTCAGTGTCTCACTCGCTTAGAAACTCAGGCAAGTCGATTGGGGGTAGGCTTGCGAAGATGACCTGGCGGGGGGTGTAGGTTTATTTTTTACTATCTTTGTTCCTGTTTGCAGCAACTGCTCCAATTCTACGATTGCTGCGCCCATCTTTAACGAATATCAAAAAACTGAATGCTTTTGTTCAACACAAGATTTTTGTGGCGGGTCCGTCATGACATGTGGAGGTGTTGCGGCGAGGCGGGATAAAAAGTTTATTCTGATGCTGGCGTTTTTAGGGTTTTTCTGCTATAAGGAGGCCTTGTGTATGCGTTCATATTTGCCTTTTGGTAATGGACTTGCATCAAATGGGTGCTGGTTTTGCGGTGTGCGTAAGCTGGCTGGTTATTTTGGTTTAATTTGAAGATAGCGATGTTTGCAGTAATAAGCGATATACATTCGAATATTGAAGCATTGACGGCGGTGCTGGATGATATCAAGTCCAAGGGGATCGAAAAGATTTATTGCCTTGGGGATATTGTCGGCTATGGGCCGAATCCGAAGGAATGTCTGGATCTGATCATCGAGAAGACGGAATTCGCGGTCCAGGGAAACCATGATTACGCGGTTTTGTATGAGCCGACGAACTTCAATACCGGTGCTGAGATGGCTGCTCACTGGACGCGGAATTTTCTTGAAGAGGAAAAGGATGCGGCGAATCGTGAGAAGTGGTGGAACTTTCTCGGTGAGCAGATAATGCGCCGCAGCAAGCGGATGAAGCTGGGCGATGTGGACGCTCATATCGACTTTGTGCATGCGTCACCGAGGCGGCCGATCAACGAGTATGTGTTTCCGGATGATGTGTTTACGCTGCCGGGGAAGATAAACGGGCTGTTCGATATGGTGGAGCATATCTGCTTTATCGGGCATACGCATCTGCCGGGGGTGTTCCTGGAGGACCCGGACTTTTATACGCCTGACGAACTTGGGGAGTATTACCCGGTGATCCCGGATGAGAAGGCGATCATCAATGTCGGCTCGGTTGGGCAACCCAGAGACAGGGACAATCGTGCGAGCTATGCCTATGTGAAGGAGAACGAGGTGTATTTCGTGCGGGTGGAATATGATTATGAGAAGACAGCGAAGAAGATCTATGAGATAGATCAGCTTGACGATTTTGAGGGTGAGAGGCTGTACGAGGGGAAGTAAAAAGCAGTTTTTTGAACGACTTCTCGCGATTTGGCGGCTTAGGGGGAGCGGGGCTGCTGAGTCGTCGGCTTTGGAAATTGAGCGGTTTGGTTTTAGACGTGCCGGCGTGAGTCGGGCGGTTTTATAAGGGATAAAGAGATGAAATTGAAGATATTTGCAGCGGCGTTTATTCTGGCATTTGCGGGTTATTGCGGGTTCGAGGTTTATCAGTCTGGATTGTTCGTGGAGGGTGAGCAGGCGGGCGGTGTTATACGGCTTGCGGCTGAGGAAGCGGCCGGCGATACGGATGCGAGCGATGGGACGGATGTTGCAGGTGAAATAGATTCTGCTGAAGAGCAGACCGTGCTGCAGGCGGAAGAAAGGCTGCCGGAGCTGGTGGCGATCAACCGGGGGACGGTTACACGCGAGCTTGGGTCGCTGGATCCGCAGAGCGGGTATGAGTATAAGCTCGAGCTGACGAGTAAGGGGGCGGCGATCGCGAGTGCGACGATGAGCGGGTTCGACGATCGGAATGCGGACGATCCGCAGCCGCTGCGTTTGCTTGAGCCGGTTGAGACAGGACGCGGTACGAAGCGCACGTTTTCCAATGGTCTGGTGATCGACTGGGGTGACCGTTCGTTTCCGCTGGACAGGCTGAATTGGCAGGCGGGGGAAGTTGTGACGGCGGAAGACGGGTCGCAGTCGGTGAGTTTCGAGGCGATTGTAGGTACCGGTGTTGTGGATGCACAGGGCGGGGGGAAGACTGTCGAGACGCCTTTGTTGAAGGTGGTTAAGACATATACCGTGATGCCGGGGCTGTATCATATGGAATGTGATGTTGCGCTGGAGAATCTGAGCGGGACGCCTTACCGTGCGATGCTGCGGGTGCAGGGGCCGACGGGAATGCCCCGCGAAGCGGTTCGGATGGAGATGCGGAAGGTGTTCGGAGCGTATGTTTCGCCGACGGGCAAGGTCGAGTCGATATACAAGGAAAAGAAGGATATCGAGAAGGCGATCGAAAAGGGTGAGAAGGACAAGCTTTCGCTGACGGCACCGGAAGAGACGAACTTCTTGTGGGGGGCGACTACGAACAAGTATTTTGCAGCTATCCTGCGGCCCGTGCCTGTTGAGGGACAGAATTATGTGCCGGGTGCTGAGGCAGGTCGAGCACAGTTCTACCTTGAGAAGGGTGACGCGGCGGAAGCGGGCGGCGAGTATCTGAGCTTTGATATGAATTCGGTTTCTGGTGAGCTTGCGGCGGCAGGAAGTGAAGGCGCGAGCGATGTGCTGAGTTATCAGCTTTATATCGGGCCGAAGGATAAAGATGTTTTTACGGACAATGCGCTGTATCGCGAGCTGGCGTATTTTCAGACGATCAGCTTTCGGACGTGCTGCTGTCCGCAGGCGATAATCAGTCCGCTGTCGTTCGGTGTCATGTGGCTGATGAAGACGATGTATTCGCTAATGGGGCCGTTGGGCAACTACGGTATTGTGATCATTATCTTTGTGGGGCTGGTGCGGCTGGCGCTGCATCCGATCACGAAGAAGAGCCAGGTTTCGATGATGAAGATGCAGAAGCTTGGTCCAAAGATGGAAGAGCTGAAAAAGAAGTACGGCGACAACAAGCAGGAGCTGCAAAAGCGGACGATGGAGCTTTATCGCGAGATGGGCGTGTCGCCGGTGAGCGGTATGCTGCCGATCTTTTTACAGATGCCGATCTGGATTGCGCTGTACAGTGCTATTTATGCGAACGTCGAATTGCGTGGTGCGGCATTTCTGCCGGTGTGGATCACGGACCTTTCGGCGCCGGATGCGCTATTTAGTTTTCCGGCGATCACTATTCCGCTGATTGGTGCGGAGTTGAGTTCGTTCAATCTGCTGCCGGTGCTGCTCGGCGTTGCGATGTTCCTGCAGCAGAAGATGATGCCGCACCAGTCGCGTGAGGGAGTGAATCCGCAGGTGGCTCAACAGCAGAAGATGATGATGTGGATGATGCCTGCGATGATGCTGATATTCCTTTACAAGGCGCCGAGCGGGCTGAACCTGTATATCATGACAAGTGTGTTTGCGGGTGTTTGGGAGCAGAAGGTCATCCGCAAGCACATCAAGGAAAAGGAAGAGCTGGAGGCGCAGGGCAAGGTTCCTGTGACGAGCAAGACAGGCGGTAAGGTGAAGAAGAAAAAGCCGAAGCCGTGGATCAAGCAATAGAGGAATTGATGATGGTCGATGTGAATTCTAGAGGGCTGCTGCGAATGATCGCGCGGCCCTTTTTCTTTGTTGTGAGATGATGTTGGTGTGCCTTTGTCATTCGTATATTAAGCGCCGCTCGCGTT comes from the Anaerohalosphaera lusitana genome and includes:
- a CDS encoding RnfABCDGE type electron transport complex subunit B, with protein sequence MTITTVIFAGLIMLALGSVFALVLLIASIKLKVEVDPKIEQVHAALPGIDCGACGYAGCASYAEAVVNDPDELGKCSPGGPDCKSKIAAILNLQVSGGGAPQRPIVHCRAHYGDKTYYAKYQGVDSCTSANAVPNVQACRFGCLSFGDCTRACKFDALHIIDGLATVDYEKCTGCAACVKACPRDLIEMVPFSQENMLTVACSSQESGKDTRGMCKVGCIACRMCTKQSDLFEMTGNLARMKYEDYEPSEKTDTAEKKCPTNVIVYRGKTAPAPRAAGEKAQKPKPKTEA
- a CDS encoding metallophosphoesterase family protein, encoding MFAVISDIHSNIEALTAVLDDIKSKGIEKIYCLGDIVGYGPNPKECLDLIIEKTEFAVQGNHDYAVLYEPTNFNTGAEMAAHWTRNFLEEEKDAANREKWWNFLGEQIMRRSKRMKLGDVDAHIDFVHASPRRPINEYVFPDDVFTLPGKINGLFDMVEHICFIGHTHLPGVFLEDPDFYTPDELGEYYPVIPDEKAIINVGSVGQPRDRDNRASYAYVKENEVYFVRVEYDYEKTAKKIYEIDQLDDFEGERLYEGK
- a CDS encoding YidC/Oxa1 family insertase periplasmic-domain containing protein, translated to MKLKIFAAAFILAFAGYCGFEVYQSGLFVEGEQAGGVIRLAAEEAAGDTDASDGTDVAGEIDSAEEQTVLQAEERLPELVAINRGTVTRELGSLDPQSGYEYKLELTSKGAAIASATMSGFDDRNADDPQPLRLLEPVETGRGTKRTFSNGLVIDWGDRSFPLDRLNWQAGEVVTAEDGSQSVSFEAIVGTGVVDAQGGGKTVETPLLKVVKTYTVMPGLYHMECDVALENLSGTPYRAMLRVQGPTGMPREAVRMEMRKVFGAYVSPTGKVESIYKEKKDIEKAIEKGEKDKLSLTAPEETNFLWGATTNKYFAAILRPVPVEGQNYVPGAEAGRAQFYLEKGDAAEAGGEYLSFDMNSVSGELAAAGSEGASDVLSYQLYIGPKDKDVFTDNALYRELAYFQTISFRTCCCPQAIISPLSFGVMWLMKTMYSLMGPLGNYGIVIIIFVGLVRLALHPITKKSQVSMMKMQKLGPKMEELKKKYGDNKQELQKRTMELYREMGVSPVSGMLPIFLQMPIWIALYSAIYANVELRGAAFLPVWITDLSAPDALFSFPAITIPLIGAELSSFNLLPVLLGVAMFLQQKMMPHQSREGVNPQVAQQQKMMMWMMPAMMLIFLYKAPSGLNLYIMTSVFAGVWEQKVIRKHIKEKEELEAQGKVPVTSKTGGKVKKKKPKPWIKQ